In a single window of the Solea solea chromosome 14, fSolSol10.1, whole genome shotgun sequence genome:
- the LOC131472602 gene encoding small integral membrane protein 32-like, which produces MLRQILLNSTDTPDFDLGLMAQSSTQGPSSLNASHGGSVSVAALLRPTTGRGGGLREGELHKPDLITYMVMCLLLFLLVLLIVFFINCQLRNSFFASMPYDRSLREARTSYK; this is translated from the coding sequence ATGCTGAGGCAGATCCTCCTCAACTCCACCGACACGCCAGACTTCGACCTGGGGCTCATGGCCCAGTCTTCCACGCAGGGTCCCTCCTCGCTGAACGCCTCCCACGGCGGCTCGGTGAGCGTGGCCGCTCTTCTGAGACCCACCACGGGGCGAGGAGGGGGACTCCGGGAGGGCGAGCTCCACAAACCGGACCTGATCACCTATATGGTCATGTGCCTACTGCTCTTTCTGCTGGTGCTGCTCATTGTGTTCTTCATCAACTGCCAACTCCGGAATTCTTTCTTCGCCTCAATGCCATATGACAGGTCACTGAGAGAGGCCCGGACCTCCTACAAGTAA